In Neptuniibacter halophilus, the genomic stretch GTCTGGTCGATGTTAAAACCGGAGAGAATATCTTTGCCGGTAAAGATGGTGAACGCTTCAGCGAACGGTTCTACCACTACCTTGGCGGTCTGCAGAAATACACGCCAAACGCGATTACCTTCTTTGCGCCTAACGTAAACTCCTATCGCCGTTTTGCACCAGAAATTTCCGCACCGATCAATATGAAGTGGGGTATCGATAACCGCACCGCAGGCCTGCGCGCACCCGATGCAACAGGCGCTGCGACCCGTATCGAAAACCGCTTCCCGGGTGCAGACTGCAACCCATATCTGGCAATTGCTGCCAGTCTGGCCTGCGGCTACCTCGGCCTGAAAGGCAAGCTTCAGCCAACTAAGCCAACGACAGATGCAGCCGCTGAAGAGGGAGACACCGTTGAACTGGCACGCACCCTGGAAGAGGGTCTGCGTCTGCTGGAAGAGTGCCCTGAACTGCGCGAAATCATGGGGTCCGAGTTCGTCGAAGCCTACATTGGCGTGAAACGTGCGGAATTCGAAACCTTCCATAAAGTCATCAGCTCCTGGGAGCGGGAATACCTGCTCCTCAACGTCTGATTAGCTAACTGATTTTCATTCCAAACGGCTCCGGTTGCCCAGCCCGGAGCCATTAAACTTAAGATGTGAGGCAGAAAATAATGAGTAAAACTGTTCCATCCCGTTTAAAACTCAGCCTGTCAGCACTGGCTCTGAGCGTGGCAGCCGCCACTCAGGCCCAGGCGCAGGAGGTCTTGAACGTATACAACTGGTCCGACTACATTGCTGAAGAAACCATTGCCAAATTTGAGCAGGAAACCGGCATTGAGGTGACCTACGACGTTTTTGACAGCAATGAAACTCTGGAAGCCAAGCTACTGGCCGGCAACTCCGGTTATGACCTGGTCGTTCCAAGCTCCCACTTTATGCAGCTTCAGATCAAAGCGGGTATCTTCCAGCCACTGGACAAAAGCAAACTGCCGAACCTGACTCATCTGGATTCGGACCTGATGAAGACACTGGAAAAGAAAGACCCGGGTAACAAGTTCGGCGTACCTTACCTCTGGGGCACCACCGGTATCGGCTACAACCCTGCAATGGTTGCTGAAGTCCTGGGTGAAGACGCCCCTGTGGATAGCTGGGATCTGGTATTTAAGCCGGAATACATGGAAAAACTGGCAAGCTGTGGCGTCAGCTTCCTGGATTCTGCGGACGAGATGATCACCTTCGCCCTGCACTACAACGGTCAGAACCCAAGCAGTACCGATCGCAAGGATTTCACTCCGAACTCCCCGGCGATCAAAACCCTGAAATCCGTGCGTCCTTATGTGAAACAGTTCCACTCCTCCCAGTACGTAAACGATCTGGCGAACGGTGATAGCTGTGTAGCAATCGGCTACTCCGGTGACGTTTTCCAGGCCGCTGCCCGCGCTGAAGAAGCAGACAACGGTGTTGAAGTGCTGTACAGCATTCCTAAAGAAGGTACCGATATCTGGTTCGATATGATGGTGATTCCGGCAGATGCTAAAAATGCTGAGAACGCGCACAAGTTTATTAACTTCCTGCTGCGCCCGGAGATCATTGCAGAGATCACTGATTACGTCTGGTATGCCAACCCGAACAAGGACGCTACCGATCTGATCGATCAGGAGATCGCTACAGACACCGCGATCTACCCGACTGAAGAGGCGAAAAAGAACCTGTTCATGGCCGACCAGACACCGCCTAAGATCACTAAACTGCGCAGCCGCCAGTGGTCTGACATC encodes the following:
- a CDS encoding polyamine ABC transporter substrate-binding protein, with the translated sequence MSKTVPSRLKLSLSALALSVAAATQAQAQEVLNVYNWSDYIAEETIAKFEQETGIEVTYDVFDSNETLEAKLLAGNSGYDLVVPSSHFMQLQIKAGIFQPLDKSKLPNLTHLDSDLMKTLEKKDPGNKFGVPYLWGTTGIGYNPAMVAEVLGEDAPVDSWDLVFKPEYMEKLASCGVSFLDSADEMITFALHYNGQNPSSTDRKDFTPNSPAIKTLKSVRPYVKQFHSSQYVNDLANGDSCVAIGYSGDVFQAAARAEEADNGVEVLYSIPKEGTDIWFDMMVIPADAKNAENAHKFINFLLRPEIIAEITDYVWYANPNKDATDLIDQEIATDTAIYPTEEAKKNLFMADQTPPKITKLRSRQWSDIKTGR